A single region of the Brachypodium distachyon strain Bd21 chromosome 3, Brachypodium_distachyon_v3.0, whole genome shotgun sequence genome encodes:
- the LOC100840132 gene encoding GTPase activating protein 1 isoform X2 → MLGHLVGLVKVRVLRGVNLAIRDLCSSDPYVVIRMGKQKLKTRVIKKTTNPEWNDELTLSIEDPEVPIRLDVFDKDTFIDDAMGNAELDIQPLVEVVKMKLQGVPENTVVKKLVPNRQNCLAEESAIRISEGAVKQDMVLRLRNVECGEIELQLEWIDIPGSKGV, encoded by the exons ATGTTGGGCCATCTGGTTGGGCTTGTGAAGGTGCGGGTGCTCAGGGGCGTGAACCTGGCCATCCGCGACCTCTGCTCCAGCGACCCCTATGTCGTCATCCGCATGGGCAAGCAG AAGCTTAAGACGAGAGTTATAAAGAAGACTACCAACCCGGAATGGAACGATGAGTTGACCCTGTCAATTGAAGATCCTGAGGTTCCGATTAGACTG GATGTGTTTGACAAGGACACTTTCATCGACGACGCGATGGGCAACGCAGAGTTGGACATCCAGCCGCTGGTGGAGGTTGTGAAGATGAAGCTCCAGGGCGTCCCGGAGAACACCGTCGTGAAGAAGCTGGTGCCCAACAGGCAGAACTGCCTCGCCGAGGAGAGCGCGATACGCATCTCGGAGGGTGCGGTGAAGCAGGACATGGTTCTGAGGCTGAGGAATGTGGAGTGCGGGGAGATCGAGCTCCAGCTTGAGTGGATCGACATCCCTGGTTCCAAGGGTGTATAA
- the LOC100840132 gene encoding GTPase activating protein 1 isoform X1, which yields MLGHLVGLVKVRVLRGVNLAIRDLCSSDPYVVIRMGKQVNFRFRTSSSSSSSQFLVRCPDATAALIRLVCRFSGFYFLWWKEKLKTRVIKKTTNPEWNDELTLSIEDPEVPIRLDVFDKDTFIDDAMGNAELDIQPLVEVVKMKLQGVPENTVVKKLVPNRQNCLAEESAIRISEGAVKQDMVLRLRNVECGEIELQLEWIDIPGSKGV from the exons ATGTTGGGCCATCTGGTTGGGCTTGTGAAGGTGCGGGTGCTCAGGGGCGTGAACCTGGCCATCCGCGACCTCTGCTCCAGCGACCCCTATGTCGTCATCCGCATGGGCAAGCAGGTTAATTTCCGGTTTcgcacttcttcttcttcttcttcctctcagTTCTTGGTTCGCTGTCCAGATGCAACTGCGGCGCTGATCCGTCTAGTCTGTCGATTTTCTGGATTTTACTTTCTTTGGTGGAAAGAG AAGCTTAAGACGAGAGTTATAAAGAAGACTACCAACCCGGAATGGAACGATGAGTTGACCCTGTCAATTGAAGATCCTGAGGTTCCGATTAGACTG GATGTGTTTGACAAGGACACTTTCATCGACGACGCGATGGGCAACGCAGAGTTGGACATCCAGCCGCTGGTGGAGGTTGTGAAGATGAAGCTCCAGGGCGTCCCGGAGAACACCGTCGTGAAGAAGCTGGTGCCCAACAGGCAGAACTGCCTCGCCGAGGAGAGCGCGATACGCATCTCGGAGGGTGCGGTGAAGCAGGACATGGTTCTGAGGCTGAGGAATGTGGAGTGCGGGGAGATCGAGCTCCAGCTTGAGTGGATCGACATCCCTGGTTCCAAGGGTGTATAA